The following are encoded together in the Notolabrus celidotus isolate fNotCel1 chromosome 9, fNotCel1.pri, whole genome shotgun sequence genome:
- the LOC117818730 gene encoding LOW QUALITY PROTEIN: ceramide transfer protein-like (The sequence of the model RefSeq protein was modified relative to this genomic sequence to represent the inferred CDS: deleted 1 base in 1 codon; substituted 2 bases at 2 genomic stop codons), whose protein sequence is MSEKSSSSGSDEDVDPESGQPVEHGGVLSKWTNYIHGWQDRWVVLKNNTLSYYKSEDEREYGCRGSLCLSKAIITPHEFDECRFDISVNDSVWYLRAEDPEHRLQWIESIELHKAESGYGSETSLRRHGSMLSLTSAASALSATSTSSFKKGHRLREKLAEMETFRDILCRQVDTLQKYFDSCSDAVCKDEFQRDRVVVEDEDDFPPTTRTXWXMYHNHNGSKEKLFPPTSPKGMNGIDFKGEAITFKATTAGILSTLSHCIELMMKREDSWQKRLDKELEKRRRVEDAYKSAMNELKKKSHYGGPDYEEGPNSLINEDEFFDAVEAALDRQDKIEEQCQSEKVRIPRLTPVPPGDAYSTIGTHRYAAKVEEMVQNHMTYSLQDMGGDANWQLVIEEGEMKVYRREVEENGIVLDPLKATHAVKGVTGHEVCHYFWDTAVRLDWETTIENFNVVETLSDNAVIVYQTHKRVWPASQRDVLYLSAIRKILATNENDPDTWLVCNFSVDHENAAPTNRCVRAKINVAMICQTLVSPPEGDKEISRDNILCKITYVANVNPGGWAPASVLRAVAKREYPKFLKRFTSYVQEKTAGKPILF, encoded by the exons ATGTCCGAAAAGAGTTCATCGTCCGGCTCGGATGAGGATGTGGACCCTGAATCCGGGCAGCCTGTGGAGCACGGAGGCGTTTTAAGCAAG tggaCAAATTACATCCACGGATGGCAGGACAGATGGGTCGTGCTGAAAAACAATACCTTGAGCTACTACAAGTCGGAGGATGAACGGGAGTACGGCTGCAGGGGGTCCCTGTGCCTCAGCAAGGCTATCATCACA CCTCACGAGTTTGACGAGTGTCGTTTTGACATCAGCGTTAACGACAGCGTTTGGTACCTGCGAGCTGAAGATCCTGAGCACAGACTCCAGTGGATTGAGTCGATAGAACTGCACAAG GCCGAGTCTGGATATGGTTCAGAAACCAGTCTCAGGCGTCATGGTTCCATGCTGTCTCTCACCTCTGCAGCCAGTGCCTTGTCTGCTACATCTACGTCCTCTTtcaag AAGGGGCACAGGTTGCGTGAGAAACTAGCAGAGATGGAAACCTTTCGGGACATTCTGTGCAGACAAGTGGACACCCTGCAGAAATACTTTGACTCCTGCTCTGATGCTGTCTGTAAAGATGAATTTCAAAGAGACAGAG TGGTGGTAG aggatgaagatgactTC CCACCCACTACAAGGACCTGATGGTGAATGTATCACAACCACAACGGCagcaaagagaaat TGTTTCCCCCGACGAGTCCAAAAGGAATGAACGGGATAGACTTCAAGGGGGAGGCTATCACCTTCAAGGCCACCACAGCAGGAATCCTCTCTACCCTGTCTCACTGCATCGAACTGAtgatgaaaagagaggacagctggCAAAAGAGACTGGACAAG GAGCTAGAGAAGAGGAGGCGGGTAGAAGATGCCTACAAGTCTGCAATGAATGAACTGAAGAAAAAGTCACACTATGGAGGCCCTGACTACGAG GAGGGACCCAACAGCCTGATCAACGAGGATGAGTTCTTTGATGCTGTGGAAGCTGCTCTGGACAGACAAGACAAGATAGAAGAGCAG TGCCAGTCGGAGAAAGTGAGGATACCTCGACTGACTCCGGTGCCTCCTGGGGACGCCTACTCGACGATCGGTACACACCGATATGCCGCCAAG gTGGAGGAGATGGTGCAGAATCATATGACTTACTCTCTTCAGGATATGGGTGGAGATGCCAACTGGCAGCTAGTAAtagaagaaggagagatgaag GTGTACAGGAGAGAAGTCGAGGAGAACGGTATCGTCTTGGATCCTCTTAAAGCTACACATGCGGTAAAGGGGGTGACAGGACACGAGGTCTGCCACTACTTCTGGGACACAGCTGTCCGATTGGACTGGGAGA CCACCATTGAAAATTTCAACGTTGTGGAAACACTCTCAGATAACGCGGTCATTGTTTATCAGACACACAAG AGAGTGTGGCCGGCATCGCAGAGAGACGTCCTCTACCTGTCTGCCATCAGGAAGATCCTGGCAACGAATGAAAATGATCCTGACACATGGCTGGTCTGCAACTTTTCTGTGGACCATGAAAATGCTGCA CCTACAAACCGATGTGTTCGTGCCAAAATCAATGTCGCCATGATCTGCCAAACTCTGGTCAGTCCACCAGAGGGCGACAAAGAAATCAGCAGAGACAACATACTCTGTAAGATCACCTACGTTGCCAATG TAAACCCAGGAGGTTGGGCTCCAGCCTCAGTCCTCAGAGCCGTGGCCAAGAGAGAGTATCCCAAGTTCCTTAAACGCTTCACTTCCTACGTCCAGGAGAAAACTGCTGGGAAGCCCATCCTCTTCTGA